ttgttcGTGTATTTATGCATGCATTTTGAGCACAAATGAGTCACATAGACTAAGTTGATAGCATGTGCATGGAACAGtgccgctcctcctcctcttcaagCCGGAGCATTATCTCGTGGAGTTGTCACAATGCGGTGTGATATCACAACTTCTAGTTCTGCCCACATCTCGCTTTTAGTATCTGGTAGCGCACAGACTTGTTTTGATGACCAGGTAAAAGTCACAGAGAATTTATTGCCTGCAACTGGTGCGCCGTGTCAGCCCATGCACCATCCAGTAATCCGCGCTCCATAGCATCACATACTTCCAATCCCCAATTGTCCAGAAGAgaataatctttaaattaaGAGAAGGCTGGCAACTTACTGGGTCGTGGGGACTGAAGTATATGATGTGATGGAGGGTAAATGGCTGACTTGCTCACCCGTTGTAGGTGATAATCTGTTGTGATAATCTCTTCAAATAAGCGTTTTGTGCTCGTTTAGTTGTTAATATTTGATGTATAATTACCTGTTTTTCCCTATAATTGCAGCTCTTAGAGTGCCATATAAAGAATGAGCTCATTGAGAAGAGTCATCTTGTTCATGCTCTTTCAAGTCATGGTCAAAGACATCCAAATTTGTACGAACCTCTTAGATCCATCTCTATAGCTTGCGGGGCATCAGTACTTGAAGTTTGGATGAAGCTTCCATCTTGGGCTGCTCAGGTTGCTTTCTTTGCTTCTTGAATCTTATCTCATCCAGTTTTGAGAGATTCAGAATTGCTCACATTTTTGTTCTGAGAATTGCTTTTATAACTCGGAGTCTAGATATAACTGGCCCAGTTTAACCTGGGTAATATCATTAGATTGCTAAATAAAAAGGATAGTaggatataatatattttaaagtttcattTGCAGAAGTAAAGTACCGAATATGTTTTATAGATCATCATTTACCTTCGTTTCATGGTTTCTATTGAATCTTGTATTTCATTCTTACCAATAAATTGGGAAGAACCGTAGGATCTACAATGAGGTTTGATGTACTCAATGTTTTGGTTCATGATTTCTTGTGATTCAATGTCAACAACATGGGTTCTGATTATTTTACTATCAGGAAACCAACAGCAATAGGAAAATTTCCTCTTGGAAAAAGCATTTTCTCCTTGTAAAGTTCTATAATACTAGATGGCGTAATTTAGTTGTTTGATAATCGATACCAGTATCCGGCACAGTGGCGCTAATATTGTtgcttaatttattatttgatacaGGTCTTGAAAAATCTTGCACGTGAAGTCTCTTATCGCAGCTTGGTTGCTCTCGGCATTGCAAGTGTTCAGGGCATTCCGGTTGCTTCCTTTGAAAAGGAAGACGCAGAAcgccttcttttcttttgtaacgGACAAGATAGTGGTTTCCATATTCCAGCTGATTTGCTTTCTCGCATGCCTACTTGGTCGTCCTCTTTTACAAGAAAAAGGTCCGCACCAAATCCAGAAACAAAACCAATAATAACCAACAATACTACGAGCAAAAAAAGGTTGAGGTTTGGGAAAGATTATCAAGCCTTAAAGAGGGAGGGGGAGCTGGTTACTTGCAGATTGAAAATTGATGCAATAAGGCCTATTCCTCACTCTCGACAGAAAATACTTCCATTTTTGGCAGTTCATGAGACAGATACTCGTGATGAGATTAAGGCAAAGCCCAGCCATATGATTGTACAATCCTCAAAGACTGCTTCAGTAACACACCGAAAATCCACGTCAAGTTCGGCACATCCGCAGCCGCTAATTTCTGTAAATCCTTTGCCATTGAAGAAGCACGAGTGCAACCGGGCTCCAATTCAAATCTGTTCTGAAGTGAGTCTCTTTAGTCCTGTTACTGTATGAATTAGTATACACGGTTTGTAAGTGGTTCTTAACCTTCCTTCTTTGCCCTCCAGGAGGAATTCCTCAAGGATGTCATGGAGTTTCTTATTCTCAGAGGACATAGTCGGCTCGTTCCCCAAGGCGGCATAGCAGAGTTTCCTGATGCTATACTCAATGCGAAGCGATTAGACCTGTTCAATTTGTATAGAGAGGTTTTCCTTTTCCCCTTTATGGAAATATGTCAATGTTGGATGATGACTTAAAAATGGATTGAATATGACGATGATGCACTTTCCGGGAATTCGATCTCATAACTCATAGTAGATATCACTTGATGTAGGTTGTTTCGCGAGGAGGATTTTATGTCGGGAATGGCATAAATTGGAAAGGACAGGTTTTCTCGAAGATGCGTAACCATACTGCTACAAACAGAATGACAGTGAGTGTTTTGTCAACCCCTTTCATTCATGTTGCTTTTATATACACAATGCAATTCTAATTACGATAAGCTTCGGGCATTTAATGTACCTTTAGACGAGATCGAACTCGATGTAGGTCGAACGTAGTTTGATAATCTTGTTGAATTTAagcttttggaattttttttttttatattgattgGAGTTTATCTGTATGCATGCTGAAGTCTTAATGATTTATCTCAATTGCAGGGTGTGGGCAATACACTTAAGCGGCATTACGAAACTTACCTCTTGGAGTATGAACTTGCACACGACGATGTTGATGGAGAGTGTTGCTTACTGTGCCACAGGTCGAATAGTTGTAAACAAATTATTCTGTGCTATTTGTCGTTTGCATATGCTTTGAAATTAACAGTCGCAGTGTGGTTTTCCGTGTGCCCTTGTACAGTAGTGCTCCTGGAGACTGGGTAAACTGTGGCTTGTGTGGTGAATGGGCCCATTTCGGTTGCGATCGAAGGCAGGGTCTTGCTTCTTTTAAGGTAAATATaacattctctccctctcatgcACAGACATAGTAAGAAGTATAAATTATCTGCATTCTAAAGCGCGGTTTCGTTGTTGTGACAGGATTATGCTAAGACAGACGGTTTGGAATATATATGCCCTCAGTGCAGTCTGACAAATTTCAAGAAGAAATCGCAGAAAGTGGCGAACGGATATTCAAACACATCGATTCTTTCTCGTACTGTATAGTAGTCTTTTCCAGttattaaccttttttttttttttttacccccttATAGTTTAATTAAGTAGAAAGCCCCAATTTCGTTGGGCTTGTAATCTGTGTTTATATGGATTGTAGCCTCATTTGTCTCACCCTTTTTTCCCCATGTTATCTC
Above is a genomic segment from Ananas comosus cultivar F153 linkage group 15, ASM154086v1, whole genome shotgun sequence containing:
- the LOC109721034 gene encoding AT-rich interactive domain-containing protein 4-like; translated protein: MMIQAQGFGRRNCRLLAVLCGKFADKRREGPEQCSSSYPFPELISSGRLEVHVLLNPTLDKFGEAQKLLEPNLLYVQGELSGDGERIGSLVWGSVDLSEPQMFSSLIGPSLPTIVYLEIPSGGKTAHALHSKGVPYVIYWKNAFSTYSATHFRQALLSVVQSSCSHIWDAFQLAKASFQLYCVRNNYVLPADGPKVNGKLGPRLLGDAPKINIAPPEKVMGEGEEEENSSDGLPAIQIYSDDVDMSFLVCGVPCTLDACLLSSLEDGLNALLNIEIRGSKLQNRVSAAPPPLQAGALSRGVVTMRCDITTSSSAHISLLVSGSAQTCFDDQLLECHIKNELIEKSHLVHALSSHGQRHPNLYEPLRSISIACGASVLEVWMKLPSWAAQVLKNLAREVSYRSLVALGIASVQGIPVASFEKEDAERLLFFCNGQDSGFHIPADLLSRMPTWSSSFTRKRSAPNPETKPIITNNTTSKKRLRFGKDYQALKREGELVTCRLKIDAIRPIPHSRQKILPFLAVHETDTRDEIKAKPSHMIVQSSKTASVTHRKSTSSSAHPQPLISVNPLPLKKHECNRAPIQICSEEEFLKDVMEFLILRGHSRLVPQGGIAEFPDAILNAKRLDLFNLYREVVSRGGFYVGNGINWKGQVFSKMRNHTATNRMTGVGNTLKRHYETYLLEYELAHDDVDGECCLLCHSSAPGDWVNCGLCGEWAHFGCDRRQGLASFKDYAKTDGLEYICPQCSLTNFKKKSQKVANGYSNTSILSRTV